A window of the Cucurbita pepo subsp. pepo cultivar mu-cu-16 chromosome LG01, ASM280686v2, whole genome shotgun sequence genome harbors these coding sequences:
- the LOC111798497 gene encoding transcription factor MYB124-like isoform X1, which produces MQDTKKKLATEDCKKKERHIVSWTQQEDDILREQINQHGTENWAIIASKFKDKTTRQCRRRWYTYLNSDFKKGGWSPEEDLLLCEAQKIFGNRWTEIAKVVSGRTDNAVKNRFTTLCKKRAKYEALAKENSSSFINHNNKRVLFQKGSNDVSSETSQSGKRIRRAHISHTTESCSLDDGLKKPCSAMDQQLRAPFAVLVENVHSIDNLPAEFPMNDAEGLKTTQGNKNQETFIKKDDPKVTALTQQAELLSSLALKVNSENTDQSLENAWKILQNFLSRTKENDIPKYVTPDIDLQVEDTKGSVEDLRSSNDGSQWRESNLHESPGSSEYSTGSTLVSQTAEEKIDQSQPEIGTHHQEPKFESGSTCTGEQNNGESEKEILPKTNLERAEAFKCCNERKIDTIASSFSSSEFSSPMHVIPLFRSLAAGIPSPQFSESERSFLLKTLGVESPSLNPSVNPSQPPPCKRALLQSL; this is translated from the exons ATGCAGGACACCAAGAAGAAGCTCGCCACCGAAGATTGCAAGAAGAAGGAACGACACATCGTTTCCTGGACTCAACAG GAGGATGATATTCTTCGAGAGCAGATTAACCAACATGGAACAGAAAA TTGGGCAATCATTGCGTCCAAATTCAAGGATAAGACAACAAGACAGTGCAGAAGAAG ATGGTACACATACTTGAATTCTGATTTTAAGAAAGGGGGATGGTCTCCAGAAGAGGATTTGCTTCTATGCGAG GCGCagaaaatatttggaaatagatggacagaaatagcGAAGGTGGTGTCAGGCAG AACGGACAATGCAGTAAAAAACCGGTTTACCACCTTGTGTAAAAAGAGAGCCAAATATGAAGCATTAGCAAAAGAGAACTCAAGTTCATTCATCAATCACAACAACAAAAGGGTTCTCTTTCAAAAGGGGAGTAACGACGTTTCTTCCGAAACTTCTCAGTCAGGAAAGAGGATAAG GAGAGCACACATATCTCATACAACGGAAAGTTGCTCACTTGATGATGGATTAAAAAAGCCATGCTCAGCAATGGATCAGCAGCTGAGAGCTCCATTTGCGGTTCTGGTAGAGAATGTCCATAGTATCGACAATTTGCCAGCTGAATTTCCCATGAACGATGCCGAAGGTCTAAAGACCA CTCAAGGcaacaagaatcaagaaacCTTTATCAAGAAGGATGATCCGAAGGTAACCGCTTTAACACAACAAGCAGAATTACTTAGTTCGCTCGCATTGAAGGTCAACTCAGAGAATACAGATCAGAGTCTTGAAAATGCTTGGAAG ATTCTCCAAAATTTTCTCAGTCGAAccaaagaaaatgacataCCCAAATATGTAACTCCGGATATTGACCTTCAAGTGGAAGACACTAAAGGTTCAGTGGAGGATTTAAGGAGTAGCAATGATGGTAGCCAATGGAG AGAATCCAATCTCCACGAATCTCCTGGCAGTTCAGAATACAGTACTGGATCAACACTAGTATCCCAAACCGCGGAGGAAAAAATAGATCAAAGCCAACCTGAGATAGGGACTCATCATCAGGAACCTAAATTTGAATCTGGGTCAACTTGCACCGGAGAGCAAAATAATGGTGAATCTGAGAAAGAAATACTTCCGAAGACAAACCTGGAGCGAG CAGAGGCTTTCAAGTGTTGCAATGAACGAAAAATTGATACCATTGCCTCTTCCTTTTCAAGCTCAGAATTCAGCTCTCCCATGCATGTAATTCCACTTTTTAGATCCTTGGCAGCAGGAATTCCCAGCCCACAATTCTCTGAAAGT gAAAGGAGTTTTCTTCTTAAAACACTGGGAGTGGAATCACCTTCCCTTAACCCTAGTGTTAATCCTTCACAACCACCACCCTGCAAAAGAGCCCTTCTCCAAAGTCTATAA
- the LOC111796566 gene encoding uncharacterized protein LOC111796566, translating to MAASTSIFSPTAATAAAVISSSSSSSSTHRPLLYNFPSKITTQFNRPTTRILVSSSSSSSSTSTSRAAAAASKNAAEEIVFFDGGAHYGDLVANLLLGFTLLWLPLTVAAVSRAFNLRYRFTNLRVTVISGLTGEDRSDFSYQVIKDVQVVPRFIGEWGDVVITLKDGTKVDLRSVPKFREIAKYCLSMADKPAVPKESGPKGF from the coding sequence ATGGCCGCCTCTACTTCCATCTTCTCACCCACCGCCGCCACCGCTGCCGCCgtcatctcctcctcctcctcctcctcctctacCCACCGACCACTGTTATACAATTTCCCCTCAAAGATCACGACACAATTCAACAGACCCACCACCCGCATCCTcgtctcctcctcctcctcctcctcctccaccagCACTTCTCGCGCCGCCGCTGCCGCTTCGAAAAACGCCGCCGAGGAAATCGTGTTCTTCGACGGGGGCGCTCACTATGGCGACCTTGTAGCTAACCTTCTTCTGGGTTTTACTCTTCTATGGCTGCCCTTAACTGTGGCCGCAGTTTCCAGGGCGTTTAACCTCAGGTACAGATTCACCAACCTGCGGGTCACGGTCATTTCAGGACTGACGGGTGAGGACAGAAGTGATTTCTCGTACCAGGTGATCAAGGACGTTCAGGTGGTGCCGCGTTTCATTGGGGAATGGGGTGACGTTGTGATCACTCTCAAGGACGGCACCAAAGTGGATCTTAGGAGCGTCCCCAAGTTCAGAGAGATCGCCAAATACTGTCTCTCAATGGCTGATAAACCGGCTGTTCCAAAAGAGAGTGGCCCTAAAGGATTTTAG
- the LOC111796545 gene encoding homeobox-leucine zipper protein ATHB-13-like, with protein MTSNGMAFFPANFMLQTSHEDHDHHHHSSPPSLNPILPSCTSQDFHGVASFLGKRSMSFSGAEMVEEGNNGEDEFSDDGSQAGEKKRRLNMEQVKTLEKNFELGNKLEPERKMQLARALGLQPRQIAIWFQNRRARWKTKQLEKDYDLLKRQFEAIKSDNEALKSQNQKLQAEIMGLKSREPTESINLNKETEGSCSNRSENSSDNIKLDISRTPAIDSPHQHQHPTNRPLFPTSSLRPPALAQLFQTSSRSSDPPKQLDNNNHHHHHHHHHQMPKEENTSLSNMFCGMDDHSGFWPWLEQQHFN; from the exons ATGACAAGCAATGGGATGGCGTTTTTTCCAGCAAATTTCATGCTACAAACTTCCCATGAAgatcatgatcatcatcaCCACTCTTCTCCTCCATCTCTCAACCCAATTCTTCCTTCTTGCACATCCCAAGATTTTCATG GAGTTGCATCATTTCTAGGAAAACGATCCATGTCGTTTTCAGGGGCGGAAATGGTGGAAGAAGGAAATAACGGTGAGGATGAATTTTCTGATGATGGGTCACAGGCAGGTGAGAAAAAGAGGAGACTCAACATGGAGCAAGTGAAAACACTAGAGAAAAATTTCGAACTGGGAAATAAGCTTGAGCCTGAGAGAAAAATGCAGCTGGCTAGAGCCCTTGGTCTACAGCCAAGACAGATTGCTATTTGGTTTCAAAACAGGAGGGCTCGGTGGAAGACTAAGCAGCTAGAGAAAGACTACGATCTTCTCAAGAGACAATTTGAAGCTATCAAATCAGATAACGAAGCCCTCAAATCCCAGAACCAAAAGCTTCAAGCAGAG ATAATGGGACTAAAAAGTAGAGAGCCAACAGAATCAATCAACCTGAACAAAGAAACAGAGGGGTCTTGCAGTAACAGAAGTGAAAACAGCTctgataatattaaattggaCATCTCAAGAACACCTGCCATCGACAGCCCTCATCAGCATCAGCACCCAACAAACAGGCCTCTTTTTCCCACGTCTTCCTTGAGGCCTCCAGCTTTGGCTCAGCTCTTTCAAACCTCCTCAAGATCATCAGACCCACCAAAGCAACTTGATAACAacaaccaccaccaccaccaccaccatcatcatcaaatgCCCAAAGAAGAAAACACCAGCTTGTCCAATATGTTCTGTGGAATGGATGATCACTCTGGCTTCTGGCCTTGGTTGGAGCAGCAACATTTCAactga
- the LOC111798497 gene encoding transcription factor MYB124-like isoform X2: MQDTKKKLATEDCKKKERHIVSWTQQEDDILREQINQHGTENWAIIASKFKDKTTRQCRRRWYTYLNSDFKKGGWSPEEDLLLCEAQKIFGNRWTEIAKVVSGRTDNAVKNRFTTLCKKRAKYEALAKENSSSFINHNNKRVLFQKGSNDVSSETSQSGKRIRRAHISHTTESCSLDDGLKKPCSAMDQQLRAPFAVLVENVHSIDNLPAEFPMNDAEGLKTTQGNKNQETFIKKDDPKVTALTQQAELLSSLALKVNSENTDQSLENAWKILQNFLSRTKENDIPKYVTPDIDLQVEDTKGSVEDLRSSNDGSQWRESNLHESPGSSEYSTGSTLVSQTAEEKIDQSQPEIGTHHQEPKFESGSTCTGEQNNGESEKEILPKTNLEREAFKCCNERKIDTIASSFSSSEFSSPMHVIPLFRSLAAGIPSPQFSESERSFLLKTLGVESPSLNPSVNPSQPPPCKRALLQSL, translated from the exons ATGCAGGACACCAAGAAGAAGCTCGCCACCGAAGATTGCAAGAAGAAGGAACGACACATCGTTTCCTGGACTCAACAG GAGGATGATATTCTTCGAGAGCAGATTAACCAACATGGAACAGAAAA TTGGGCAATCATTGCGTCCAAATTCAAGGATAAGACAACAAGACAGTGCAGAAGAAG ATGGTACACATACTTGAATTCTGATTTTAAGAAAGGGGGATGGTCTCCAGAAGAGGATTTGCTTCTATGCGAG GCGCagaaaatatttggaaatagatggacagaaatagcGAAGGTGGTGTCAGGCAG AACGGACAATGCAGTAAAAAACCGGTTTACCACCTTGTGTAAAAAGAGAGCCAAATATGAAGCATTAGCAAAAGAGAACTCAAGTTCATTCATCAATCACAACAACAAAAGGGTTCTCTTTCAAAAGGGGAGTAACGACGTTTCTTCCGAAACTTCTCAGTCAGGAAAGAGGATAAG GAGAGCACACATATCTCATACAACGGAAAGTTGCTCACTTGATGATGGATTAAAAAAGCCATGCTCAGCAATGGATCAGCAGCTGAGAGCTCCATTTGCGGTTCTGGTAGAGAATGTCCATAGTATCGACAATTTGCCAGCTGAATTTCCCATGAACGATGCCGAAGGTCTAAAGACCA CTCAAGGcaacaagaatcaagaaacCTTTATCAAGAAGGATGATCCGAAGGTAACCGCTTTAACACAACAAGCAGAATTACTTAGTTCGCTCGCATTGAAGGTCAACTCAGAGAATACAGATCAGAGTCTTGAAAATGCTTGGAAG ATTCTCCAAAATTTTCTCAGTCGAAccaaagaaaatgacataCCCAAATATGTAACTCCGGATATTGACCTTCAAGTGGAAGACACTAAAGGTTCAGTGGAGGATTTAAGGAGTAGCAATGATGGTAGCCAATGGAG AGAATCCAATCTCCACGAATCTCCTGGCAGTTCAGAATACAGTACTGGATCAACACTAGTATCCCAAACCGCGGAGGAAAAAATAGATCAAAGCCAACCTGAGATAGGGACTCATCATCAGGAACCTAAATTTGAATCTGGGTCAACTTGCACCGGAGAGCAAAATAATGGTGAATCTGAGAAAGAAATACTTCCGAAGACAAACCTGGAGCGAG AGGCTTTCAAGTGTTGCAATGAACGAAAAATTGATACCATTGCCTCTTCCTTTTCAAGCTCAGAATTCAGCTCTCCCATGCATGTAATTCCACTTTTTAGATCCTTGGCAGCAGGAATTCCCAGCCCACAATTCTCTGAAAGT gAAAGGAGTTTTCTTCTTAAAACACTGGGAGTGGAATCACCTTCCCTTAACCCTAGTGTTAATCCTTCACAACCACCACCCTGCAAAAGAGCCCTTCTCCAAAGTCTATAA
- the LOC111778915 gene encoding transcription factor PRE6-like: MSTRTPRSRRSPLPSTTISDHQIADLISKLHRLIPQIRNRRSSSSTVSASKILQETCNFIRSLEREVDDLSERLSELLASTDPESAQAAILRSLLM, translated from the exons atgTCCACCAGAACCCCCCGTTCTAGACGCTCCCCTCTTCCTTCTACCACCATCTCTGACCACCAGATTGCTGATTTAATCTCCAAATTACACCGACTCATCCCTCAGATTCGTAATCGAcgttcctcctcctccacg GTATCAGCTTCGAAGATTCTACAAGAGACTTGCAACTTCATAAGAAGCTTAGAAAGAGAGGTGGATGACTTGAGCGAGCGACTATCAGAGCTATTGGCGTCCACAGACCCTGAAAGTGCTCAGGCTGCCATACTTAGAAGCTTACTTATGTAA
- the LOC111798509 gene encoding UDP-galactose/UDP-glucose transporter 3-like isoform X2: MAVDSAACSCSPFASPGFGPLIFTKAFFRRLLIKLWSSRITGGAPWWTYWSAGITNTIGPAMGIEALKYISYPAQVLAKSSKMIPVMLMGTLVYGIKYTFPEYMCTFLVAGGVSTFALLKTSSKTISKLAHPNAPLGYGLCFLNLAFDGFTNATQDSISARYQKTSAWDIMLGMNLWGTIYNVIYMFGWPHGTGYHAIEFCRQHPEAAWDILLYCLCGAVGQNFIFLTISRFGSLANTTITTTRKFVSIVVSSVLSGNPLSSKQWGCVVMVFSGLSYQIYLKWRKLQKLQRKRKTT; encoded by the exons ATGGCAGTGGACTCCGCCGCGTGTTCGTGCTCGCCTTTTGCGTCGCCGGGATTTGGTCCGCTTATATTTACCAAGGCATTCTTCAGGAGACTCT TGATAAAGCTCTGGTCCAGTCGTATCACTGGTGGTGCACCTTGGTGGACATACTGGAGTGCTGGTATTACGAATACTATTGGACCAGCTATGGGAATTGAAGCTTTGAAGTATATAAGCTATCCTGCCCAG GTCCTGGCAAAGTCATCAAAAATGATTCCAG TGATGCTGATGGGTACGCTAGTTTATGGTATTAAATACACATTTCCAGAATATATGTGTACCTTTCTGGTTGCTGGAGGAGTATCTACATTTGCTCTCTTAAag ACTAGCTCAAAGACTATCAGCAAGTTGGCACATCCTAATGCACCCCTTGGCTATGGGCTTTGCTTCCTGAACCTTGCATTTGATGGTTTCACGAATGCCACTCAGGATTCCATTTCAGCAAG GTACCAAAAAACAAGTGCATGGGACATAATGTTGGGAATGAATCTTTGGGGTACTATATATAATGTGATCTATATGTTTGGGTGGCCGCATGGTACTGGATATCATGCCATAGAATTCTGCAGACAGCATCCTGAAGCAGCTTGGGACATTCTTCTGTATTGTCTCTGTGGAGCAGTTGGCCAAAATTTTATCTTCCTAACAATCAGCCGATTCGGTTCCCTTGCTAATACCACCATTACCACAACTCGCAAGTTTGTCAGCATTGTGGTGTCCTCTGTGCTCAGTGGAAACCCTCTGTCGTCGAAGCAGTGGGGCTGCGTTGTAATGGTCTTCTCAGGGTTATCATATCAAATTTACCTTAAGTGGAGGAAGCTGCAAAAGTtgcagagaaagagaaagaccACCTAA
- the LOC111796552 gene encoding binding partner of ACD11 1-like, with protein sequence MSPGGYTVEVTGLSPKAEEKDVLDFFAFCGPIELVEIIRSGEDACTAYVTFKDAYSQETACLLSGATIVDQRVCITRWGHFDDEFGFWSRPSGYHEEDSTASAQRSQFISSAGNAVTMAQEVVKTMLSMGYVLGKDALTKAKTFDESHQVSATAAAKVADLSHRIGLTDMIGAGFEAVKTMDEKYHVLQTTKSAISATGRTAAAAADTVVQSGYFSRGALFVSDALNRAAKVAADLGSRGVEH encoded by the exons ATGAGCCCTGGTGGTTATACGGTCGAAGTGACGGGCTTGTCTCCTAAAGCCGAAGAGAAAGATGTCCTCGATTTCTTCGCTTTCTGTGGCCCAATCGAGCTCGTTGAGATTATTAG ATCTGGTGAAGATGCCTGCACTGCCTATGTGACATTCAAAGATGCTTATTCTCAAGAGACTGCTTGCTTACTGAGT GGTGCAACAATTGTAGATCAACGAGTGTGCATAACACGGTGGGGACATTTTGATGATGAATTTGGTTTCTGGAGTAGGCCTTCCGGTTACCATGAAGAAGACAGTACTGCT TCGGCACAAAGAAGTCAGTTTATTTCGAGCGCTGGTAACGCAGTGACCATGGCCCAGGAAGTAGTCAAAACCATGCTGTCCATGGGTTACGTGCTGGGCAAAGATGCATTAACCAAAGCCAAAACCTTTGATGAATCTCATCAGGTCTCAGCAACCGCAGCAGCTAAGGTAGCAGATTTGAGTCATAGAATTGGTCTTACTGACATGATAGGTGCGGGTTTTGAAGCAGTTAAAACCATGGATGAGAAGTACCACGTATTGCAGACCACCAAATCAGCTATATCAGCCACAGGAAGAACAGCTGCTGCCGCTGCCGATACCGTGGTCCAAAGTGGCTACTTCTCTAGGGGAGCTCTTTTCGTGTCCGATGCCCTGAATCGAGCAGCCAAAGTTGCTGCTGACTTGGGTAGTCGTGGTGTTGAGCATTAA
- the LOC111798509 gene encoding UDP-galactose/UDP-glucose transporter 3-like isoform X1, with translation MEAHGSGLRRVFVLAFCVAGIWSAYIYQGILQETLSTKRFGSDGKRFEHLSFLNLAQNVVCLIWSYIMIKLWSSRITGGAPWWTYWSAGITNTIGPAMGIEALKYISYPAQVLAKSSKMIPVMLMGTLVYGIKYTFPEYMCTFLVAGGVSTFALLKTSSKTISKLAHPNAPLGYGLCFLNLAFDGFTNATQDSISARYQKTSAWDIMLGMNLWGTIYNVIYMFGWPHGTGYHAIEFCRQHPEAAWDILLYCLCGAVGQNFIFLTISRFGSLANTTITTTRKFVSIVVSSVLSGNPLSSKQWGCVVMVFSGLSYQIYLKWRKLQKLQRKRKTT, from the exons ATGGAAGCTCATGGCAGTGGACTCCGCCGCGTGTTCGTGCTCGCCTTTTGCGTCGCCGGGATTTGGTCCGCTTATATTTACCAAGGCATTCTTCAGGAGACTCT GTCCACTAAACGCTTTGGTTCCGACGGAAAGAGATTTGAACACCTTTCCTTCCTTAACCTGGCACAAAATGTTGTCTGTTTAATATGGTCATACATAA TGATAAAGCTCTGGTCCAGTCGTATCACTGGTGGTGCACCTTGGTGGACATACTGGAGTGCTGGTATTACGAATACTATTGGACCAGCTATGGGAATTGAAGCTTTGAAGTATATAAGCTATCCTGCCCAG GTCCTGGCAAAGTCATCAAAAATGATTCCAG TGATGCTGATGGGTACGCTAGTTTATGGTATTAAATACACATTTCCAGAATATATGTGTACCTTTCTGGTTGCTGGAGGAGTATCTACATTTGCTCTCTTAAag ACTAGCTCAAAGACTATCAGCAAGTTGGCACATCCTAATGCACCCCTTGGCTATGGGCTTTGCTTCCTGAACCTTGCATTTGATGGTTTCACGAATGCCACTCAGGATTCCATTTCAGCAAG GTACCAAAAAACAAGTGCATGGGACATAATGTTGGGAATGAATCTTTGGGGTACTATATATAATGTGATCTATATGTTTGGGTGGCCGCATGGTACTGGATATCATGCCATAGAATTCTGCAGACAGCATCCTGAAGCAGCTTGGGACATTCTTCTGTATTGTCTCTGTGGAGCAGTTGGCCAAAATTTTATCTTCCTAACAATCAGCCGATTCGGTTCCCTTGCTAATACCACCATTACCACAACTCGCAAGTTTGTCAGCATTGTGGTGTCCTCTGTGCTCAGTGGAAACCCTCTGTCGTCGAAGCAGTGGGGCTGCGTTGTAATGGTCTTCTCAGGGTTATCATATCAAATTTACCTTAAGTGGAGGAAGCTGCAAAAGTtgcagagaaagagaaagaccACCTAA